The Sylvia atricapilla isolate bSylAtr1 chromosome 12, bSylAtr1.pri, whole genome shotgun sequence genome has a segment encoding these proteins:
- the CBFA2T3 gene encoding protein CBFA2T3 isoform X3 gives MPDSPADVKTQARSTPPSMPPPPPAAAQGATRHPSFTPSTNRDAGPPTFLPRGRFHGCLKWSMVCLLMNGSSHSPTAINGAPSTPNGFSNGPATSSSASLSTHQLPPACGARQLSKLKRFLTTLQQFGNDISPEIGERVRTLVLGLVNSTLTIEEFHAKLQEATNFPLRPFVIPFLKANLPLLQRELLHCARMAKQTPAQYLAQHEQLLLDANASSPIDSSELLLEVGESGKRRTPDRTKENGLDRDPLHPEHLSKRPCTMSPAQRYSPSNGLSHAPNGLGHPPAGPALPQHYRLEDMAMAHHYRDTYRHPDPRERQRPAAVHGTRQEEVIDHRLTDREWAEEWKHLNNLLNCIMDMVEKTRRSLTVLRRCQEADREELNHWIRRYSDAEDMKKGSPPSARPHNSSSAAAEAPQLDAHRDFAPRPLSGYMPEEIWRKAEEAVNEVKRQAMSELQKAVSDAERKAHELITTERAKMERALAEAKRQASEDALTVINQQEDSSESCWNCGRKASETCSGCNTARYCGSFCQHKDWEKHHHVCGQTLQGLPGPAAPGPGQPDAVPAVASSPSEAGSVAASRAGTPATPAPLDSASR, from the exons ATGCCCGACTCTCCGGCCGATGTGAAGACGCAGGCTCGCTCCACGCCGCCCAGCatgcccccgccgccgccggccgccgcgCAGGGAGCCACGCGCCACCCCTCCTTCACACCCAGCACCA ATCGAGACGCTGGCCCTCCGACGTTTCTGCCTCGCGGCCGTTTTCATGGTTGCTTGAAATGGTCGATGGTCTGTCTTT TGATGAACGGGAGCAGCCACTCGCCGACCGCCATCAACGGGGCTCCGTCCACCCCCAACGGGTTCAGCAACGGGCCGGCCACCTCCTCCAGCGCCTCCCTGTCCACCCACCAGCTCCCCCCGGCCTGTGGTGCCCGCCAGCTCTCCAAGCTCAAGCGCTTCCTCACCAccctgcagcagtttgggaaCGACATCTCCCCCGAGATCGGGGAGCGGGTGCGCACCCTCGTCCTGGGGCTCGTG AACTCCACCCTCACCATCGAGGAGTTCCACGCCAAGCTCCAAGAGGCCACCAACTTCCCGCTGCGACCCTTCGTCATCCCCTTCCTCAAG GCCAACCTGCCGCTGCTGCAGCGGGAGCTGCTGCACTGCGCCCGCATGGCCAAGCAGACCCCGGCCCAGTACCTGGCCCAGCacgagcagctgctgctggacgCCAACGCCTCCTCTCCCATCGACTCCTccgagctgctcctggaggtgGGCGAGAGCGGCAAGAGGAGGACGCCAGACAG GACCAAAGAGAACGGTTTGGACCGAGACCCCCTGCACCCCGAGCACCTCAGCAAGCGGCCGTGCACCATGAGCCCAGCGCAGCGCTACAGCCCCAGCAACGGGCTGAGCCATGCCCCGAACGGGCTGGGGCACCCCCCGGCCGGGCccgccctgccccagcactACCGCCTGGAGGACATGGCCATGGCACACCACTACCGGGACACCTACCGCCACCCCGACCCCCGCGAGCGCCAGCGGCCCGCCG CCGTGCACGGGACGCGGCAGGAGGAGGTCATCGACCACCGGCTCACGGACCGGGAGTGGGCGGAGGAGTGGAAACACCTCAACAAC CTGCTGAACTGCATCATGGACATGGTGGAGAAGACGCGGCGGTCGCTGACGGTGCTGCGGCGGTGCCAGGAGGCCGATCGCGAGGAGCTCAACCACTGGATCCGGCGCTACAGCGACGCCGAGGACATGAAGAAAGGCAGCCCGCCCTCCGCACGGCCGCACAACTCGTCCTCGGCCGCCGCCGAGGCTCCGCAGTTAG ACGCTCACCGGGATTTCGCTCCGCGGCCGCTCTCCGGGTACATGCCCGAGGAGATCTGGAGGAAGGCTG AAGAAGCCGTGAACGAGGTGAAGCGGCAGGCCATGTCCGAGCTGCAGAAGGCCGTGTCGGACGCCGAGCGGAAAGCCCACGAGCTGATCACCACGGAGCGAGCCAAGATGGAGCGGGCCCTGGCCGAGGCCAAGCGCCAGGCGTCCGAGGATGCTCTCACCGTCATCAATCAGCAGGAGGACTCGAGCGAG agctgctggaactGCGGGCGCAAGGCGAGCGAGACGTGCAGCGGCTGCAACACGGCGCGTTACTGCGGCTCCTTCTGCCAGCACAAGGATTGGGAGAAGCACCACCACGTCTGCGGGCAGACTCTGCAGGGGCTGccgggccccgctgcccccgggcCGGGCCAGCCCGACGCGGTGCCCGCCgtggccagcagccccagcgAGGCGGGCTCGGTGGCCGCGTCCCGCGCTGGCACTCCGGCCACGCCGGCGCCGCTGGACAGCGCGTCCCGCTGA
- the CBFA2T3 gene encoding protein CBFA2T3 isoform X4, which produces MPDSPADVKTQARSTPPSMPPPPPAAAQGATRHPSFTPSTMMNGSSHSPTAINGAPSTPNGFSNGPATSSSASLSTHQLPPACGARQLSKLKRFLTTLQQFGNDISPEIGERVRTLVLGLVNSTLTIEEFHAKLQEATNFPLRPFVIPFLKANLPLLQRELLHCARMAKQTPAQYLAQHEQLLLDANASSPIDSSELLLEVGESGKRRTPDRTKENGLDRDPLHPEHLSKRPCTMSPAQRYSPSNGLSHAPNGLGHPPAGPALPQHYRLEDMAMAHHYRDTYRHPDPRERQRPAAVHGTRQEEVIDHRLTDREWAEEWKHLNNLLNCIMDMVEKTRRSLTVLRRCQEADREELNHWIRRYSDAEDMKKGSPPSARPHNSSSAAAEAPQLDAHRDFAPRPLSGYMPEEIWRKAEEAVNEVKRQAMSELQKAVSDAERKAHELITTERAKMERALAEAKRQASEDALTVINQQEDSSESCWNCGRKASETCSGCNTARYCGSFCQHKDWEKHHHVCGQTLQGLPGPAAPGPGQPDAVPAVASSPSEAGSVAASRAGTPATPAPLDSASR; this is translated from the exons ATGCCCGACTCTCCGGCCGATGTGAAGACGCAGGCTCGCTCCACGCCGCCCAGCatgcccccgccgccgccggccgccgcgCAGGGAGCCACGCGCCACCCCTCCTTCACACCCAGCACCA TGATGAACGGGAGCAGCCACTCGCCGACCGCCATCAACGGGGCTCCGTCCACCCCCAACGGGTTCAGCAACGGGCCGGCCACCTCCTCCAGCGCCTCCCTGTCCACCCACCAGCTCCCCCCGGCCTGTGGTGCCCGCCAGCTCTCCAAGCTCAAGCGCTTCCTCACCAccctgcagcagtttgggaaCGACATCTCCCCCGAGATCGGGGAGCGGGTGCGCACCCTCGTCCTGGGGCTCGTG AACTCCACCCTCACCATCGAGGAGTTCCACGCCAAGCTCCAAGAGGCCACCAACTTCCCGCTGCGACCCTTCGTCATCCCCTTCCTCAAG GCCAACCTGCCGCTGCTGCAGCGGGAGCTGCTGCACTGCGCCCGCATGGCCAAGCAGACCCCGGCCCAGTACCTGGCCCAGCacgagcagctgctgctggacgCCAACGCCTCCTCTCCCATCGACTCCTccgagctgctcctggaggtgGGCGAGAGCGGCAAGAGGAGGACGCCAGACAG GACCAAAGAGAACGGTTTGGACCGAGACCCCCTGCACCCCGAGCACCTCAGCAAGCGGCCGTGCACCATGAGCCCAGCGCAGCGCTACAGCCCCAGCAACGGGCTGAGCCATGCCCCGAACGGGCTGGGGCACCCCCCGGCCGGGCccgccctgccccagcactACCGCCTGGAGGACATGGCCATGGCACACCACTACCGGGACACCTACCGCCACCCCGACCCCCGCGAGCGCCAGCGGCCCGCCG CCGTGCACGGGACGCGGCAGGAGGAGGTCATCGACCACCGGCTCACGGACCGGGAGTGGGCGGAGGAGTGGAAACACCTCAACAAC CTGCTGAACTGCATCATGGACATGGTGGAGAAGACGCGGCGGTCGCTGACGGTGCTGCGGCGGTGCCAGGAGGCCGATCGCGAGGAGCTCAACCACTGGATCCGGCGCTACAGCGACGCCGAGGACATGAAGAAAGGCAGCCCGCCCTCCGCACGGCCGCACAACTCGTCCTCGGCCGCCGCCGAGGCTCCGCAGTTAG ACGCTCACCGGGATTTCGCTCCGCGGCCGCTCTCCGGGTACATGCCCGAGGAGATCTGGAGGAAGGCTG AAGAAGCCGTGAACGAGGTGAAGCGGCAGGCCATGTCCGAGCTGCAGAAGGCCGTGTCGGACGCCGAGCGGAAAGCCCACGAGCTGATCACCACGGAGCGAGCCAAGATGGAGCGGGCCCTGGCCGAGGCCAAGCGCCAGGCGTCCGAGGATGCTCTCACCGTCATCAATCAGCAGGAGGACTCGAGCGAG agctgctggaactGCGGGCGCAAGGCGAGCGAGACGTGCAGCGGCTGCAACACGGCGCGTTACTGCGGCTCCTTCTGCCAGCACAAGGATTGGGAGAAGCACCACCACGTCTGCGGGCAGACTCTGCAGGGGCTGccgggccccgctgcccccgggcCGGGCCAGCCCGACGCGGTGCCCGCCgtggccagcagccccagcgAGGCGGGCTCGGTGGCCGCGTCCCGCGCTGGCACTCCGGCCACGCCGGCGCCGCTGGACAGCGCGTCCCGCTGA
- the CBFA2T3 gene encoding protein CBFA2T3 isoform X2, with protein MPDSPADVKTQARSTPPSMPPPPPAAAQGATRHPSFTPSTNRDAGPPTFLPRGRFHGCLKWSMVCLLMNGSSHSPTAINGAPSTPNGFSNGPATSSSASLSTHQLPPACGARQLSKLKRFLTTLQQFGNDISPEIGERVRTLVLGLVNSTLTIEEFHAKLQEATNFPLRPFVIPFLKANLPLLQRELLHCARMAKQTPAQYLAQHEQLLLDANASSPIDSSELLLEVGESGKRRTPDRTKENGLDRDPLHPEHLSKRPCTMSPAQRYSPSNGLSHAPNGLGHPPAGPALPQHYRLEDMAMAHHYRDTYRHPDPRERQRPAAVHGTRQEEVIDHRLTDREWAEEWKHLNNLLNCIMDMVEKTRRSLTVLRRCQEADREELNHWIRRYSDAEDMKKGSPPSARPHNSSSAAAEAPQLDAHRDFAPRPLSGYMPEEIWRKAEAVNEVKRQAMSELQKAVSDAERKAHELITTERAKMERALAEAKRQASEDALTVINQQEDSSESCWNCGRKASETCSGCNTARYCGSFCQHKDWEKHHHVCGQTLQGLPGPAAPGPGQPDAVPAVASSPSEAGSVAASRAGTPATPAPLDSASR; from the exons ATGCCCGACTCTCCGGCCGATGTGAAGACGCAGGCTCGCTCCACGCCGCCCAGCatgcccccgccgccgccggccgccgcgCAGGGAGCCACGCGCCACCCCTCCTTCACACCCAGCACCA ATCGAGACGCTGGCCCTCCGACGTTTCTGCCTCGCGGCCGTTTTCATGGTTGCTTGAAATGGTCGATGGTCTGTCTTT TGATGAACGGGAGCAGCCACTCGCCGACCGCCATCAACGGGGCTCCGTCCACCCCCAACGGGTTCAGCAACGGGCCGGCCACCTCCTCCAGCGCCTCCCTGTCCACCCACCAGCTCCCCCCGGCCTGTGGTGCCCGCCAGCTCTCCAAGCTCAAGCGCTTCCTCACCAccctgcagcagtttgggaaCGACATCTCCCCCGAGATCGGGGAGCGGGTGCGCACCCTCGTCCTGGGGCTCGTG AACTCCACCCTCACCATCGAGGAGTTCCACGCCAAGCTCCAAGAGGCCACCAACTTCCCGCTGCGACCCTTCGTCATCCCCTTCCTCAAG GCCAACCTGCCGCTGCTGCAGCGGGAGCTGCTGCACTGCGCCCGCATGGCCAAGCAGACCCCGGCCCAGTACCTGGCCCAGCacgagcagctgctgctggacgCCAACGCCTCCTCTCCCATCGACTCCTccgagctgctcctggaggtgGGCGAGAGCGGCAAGAGGAGGACGCCAGACAG GACCAAAGAGAACGGTTTGGACCGAGACCCCCTGCACCCCGAGCACCTCAGCAAGCGGCCGTGCACCATGAGCCCAGCGCAGCGCTACAGCCCCAGCAACGGGCTGAGCCATGCCCCGAACGGGCTGGGGCACCCCCCGGCCGGGCccgccctgccccagcactACCGCCTGGAGGACATGGCCATGGCACACCACTACCGGGACACCTACCGCCACCCCGACCCCCGCGAGCGCCAGCGGCCCGCCG CCGTGCACGGGACGCGGCAGGAGGAGGTCATCGACCACCGGCTCACGGACCGGGAGTGGGCGGAGGAGTGGAAACACCTCAACAAC CTGCTGAACTGCATCATGGACATGGTGGAGAAGACGCGGCGGTCGCTGACGGTGCTGCGGCGGTGCCAGGAGGCCGATCGCGAGGAGCTCAACCACTGGATCCGGCGCTACAGCGACGCCGAGGACATGAAGAAAGGCAGCCCGCCCTCCGCACGGCCGCACAACTCGTCCTCGGCCGCCGCCGAGGCTCCGCAGTTAG ACGCTCACCGGGATTTCGCTCCGCGGCCGCTCTCCGGGTACATGCCCGAGGAGATCTGGAGGAAGGCTG AAGCCGTGAACGAGGTGAAGCGGCAGGCCATGTCCGAGCTGCAGAAGGCCGTGTCGGACGCCGAGCGGAAAGCCCACGAGCTGATCACCACGGAGCGAGCCAAGATGGAGCGGGCCCTGGCCGAGGCCAAGCGCCAGGCGTCCGAGGATGCTCTCACCGTCATCAATCAGCAGGAGGACTCGAGCGAG agctgctggaactGCGGGCGCAAGGCGAGCGAGACGTGCAGCGGCTGCAACACGGCGCGTTACTGCGGCTCCTTCTGCCAGCACAAGGATTGGGAGAAGCACCACCACGTCTGCGGGCAGACTCTGCAGGGGCTGccgggccccgctgcccccgggcCGGGCCAGCCCGACGCGGTGCCCGCCgtggccagcagccccagcgAGGCGGGCTCGGTGGCCGCGTCCCGCGCTGGCACTCCGGCCACGCCGGCGCCGCTGGACAGCGCGTCCCGCTGA